GACGTCGAGGCGTTCGCCACCGCACGGGTCCTCGCCCGTCGCCTCGGGCTGCTCATCGGCGGCTCCGCGGGCGGGGTGGTGTACGAGGCGCTGACCCGGATGCCCGCGCTCGCCCCCGGCACGACTATGGTCGCCCTGATCAATGACGGCGGGGAGAAATACATGGACACCGTCTTCAACGACGACTGGATGAACGCCCGCCGGCTCATCGACCCCGACATCGAGCACGAGGTGGACGAGCTGCTCACCAAACTTCGCGAGAACTGACACCGATGCCGACACAGCTCACCGCTCTGCTGCGCGACAGCCGCGCCCTGGCCGCCCTGGCCGTACCGCTCGCCCTGACCCAGCTGGCCCAGGTCGCCCTCACCACCACCGACACGGTGATGATGGGCCTGATGGGCACCGAGGCCCTGGCCGGCGGCGGCCTGGCGATGGTCATCTTCAACCAGCTGCGCACCATGGGCGTCGGCATGGTCACCGCCGTCGGCAACCAGGTCTCCGCGGCCTCCGCCCATGCCGAGGACGAGACGCTCTCGCAGGAGGCGGCCGAGGAGGTCCGGGACGTCGTACGCGCCGCCCTCGCGCTCGCCACCCTCTCCGGGGTCGTCGGCGCGGTCGTCATCCTGCTGATCGGGCAGGCCGTCGCCTTCCTCGGCCAGGACCCCGAGGTCGTCGAGACCGCCTGGCCCGTGCTGCTCGCGCTCGCGCCCGGGCTGATCCCCTGCCTGTGGTTCCAGGTGATACGCCAGTTCACAGTCGGCATGCGCCGCCCCCAGGCCCTGCTGCAGATCACCATCGCGTCCGTCGCCGTCAACGCCGGCCTCAACTGGGCGCTCATCCACGGCACTTGGATACTGCCCGAGCTGGGCCTGCCCGGCATCGGCATCTCCACGTCCCTGGTGTACGCGCTGACCTGCGTGGCCCTGTACGCCTCCGCCCGCCGCGACCCGCAGCTCGCCCCGCTGCTGGACTTCCGCATCTGGAAGGCCCGCCCCGCGACCCTGCGCCGCCTGACCGGCCTGGGTGTCCCGATCGCCGCCACCTACGGCTCCGAGGCCGGGTTCTTCTCCGTCGTCGCCCTGCTGATCGGCACCTTCGGCAGCGCCGCGCTGGCCGCCCACACCGCCGTCAACCAGCTCATCTACATCGTCTTCCAGATCGCCGTCGGCCTGTCCCACGCCGCGTCCATCAACGTCAGCCGGGAACTCGCCCTCGACCGGGTCGACGCGGCGCAGCGCATCAAGAACACGGCGCTGGCGT
This genomic window from Streptomyces sp. DG2A-72 contains:
- a CDS encoding MATE family efflux transporter, whose product is MPTQLTALLRDSRALAALAVPLALTQLAQVALTTTDTVMMGLMGTEALAGGGLAMVIFNQLRTMGVGMVTAVGNQVSAASAHAEDETLSQEAAEEVRDVVRAALALATLSGVVGAVVILLIGQAVAFLGQDPEVVETAWPVLLALAPGLIPCLWFQVIRQFTVGMRRPQALLQITIASVAVNAGLNWALIHGTWILPELGLPGIGISTSLVYALTCVALYASARRDPQLAPLLDFRIWKARPATLRRLTGLGVPIAATYGSEAGFFSVVALLIGTFGSAALAAHTAVNQLIYIVFQIAVGLSHAASINVSRELALDRVDAAQRIKNTALACAAAVMALVGVLYLTIPELVLRPFLDASSNAEDIATNLLLVAAVLQFFDCAQNIGVGLLRGLDDTKSGFRITLVGYWLIGLPAAWIFGSLAGWDTVGVWLGLLTGLAATAILLLRRYSRALSLRVSRQSAAA